In a single window of the Coprothermobacter proteolyticus DSM 5265 genome:
- the thiD gene encoding bifunctional hydroxymethylpyrimidine kinase/phosphomethylpyrimidine kinase — translation MFVGYRGIAMTIAGSDSGGGAGIEADLATFLHLHVFGTVAITAVTAQNSRGVHGVFDIPPDGVRAQIDAVLKDFSVGAVKTGMLSREETISEVAKALSEYNCKKLVVDPVMVAQSGDSLIFGDAVKALEEKLLPLAFIVTPNIPEAQILTGITIKSSEDMKKAAKAISKLGPQSVLVKGGHLEEKQLVDLFYYEGEFYTFTHEKIDTLDHHGTGCTLSAAITAELAANTETVEAVKRAIDYTRLGIEHRFKGGKGYGCVGHIFDIDWLRED, via the coding sequence ATGTTTGTGGGTTATAGGGGTATAGCAATGACCATTGCTGGAAGTGATTCTGGCGGTGGAGCAGGTATTGAAGCAGACTTAGCCACATTCCTGCATTTACACGTTTTTGGGACTGTAGCAATCACTGCAGTAACCGCACAGAACAGCAGAGGTGTACATGGAGTGTTCGACATTCCACCTGACGGCGTAAGGGCACAAATAGATGCCGTTTTAAAAGATTTTTCTGTGGGAGCAGTTAAAACAGGTATGCTCTCCAGAGAGGAGACTATTTCAGAAGTAGCTAAAGCTCTTAGCGAATATAATTGTAAAAAACTGGTCGTAGATCCAGTAATGGTCGCCCAAAGTGGAGATTCATTAATCTTTGGTGACGCAGTGAAAGCACTTGAGGAAAAACTACTTCCCTTAGCTTTTATAGTGACCCCAAATATACCTGAAGCACAAATACTAACTGGTATCACGATTAAGTCCTCAGAGGATATGAAAAAAGCGGCTAAGGCCATATCTAAACTAGGGCCTCAAAGTGTACTGGTCAAAGGAGGACATTTGGAAGAAAAGCAATTGGTTGACCTTTTCTATTACGAAGGCGAATTCTACACATTCACACACGAAAAAATAGATACTCTAGACCATCATGGCACAGGCTGTACGCTGTCTGCTGCCATAACAGCCGAGCTTGCAGCTAACACAGAAACAGTAGAAGCTGTTAAAAGAGCTATTGATTACACCAGGCTTGGAATTGAACACAGGTTTAAGGGAGGAAAAGGTTATGGCTGTGTAGGTCACATTTTTGACATTGACTGGTTACGAGAAGATTAG